The DNA sequence GGCCGCGCGCCACCTGGGCGTGGATGTCCTGGTTCGTGGCGCAGATCAGGCGCACATCCACCGGCAGCGGCTGGTTGGAGCCCAGGCGGGTCACGGTGCGGCGCTCCAGCACGGTGAGCAGCTTGGACTGCAGGGTGAGCGGGAGGTTCCCGATCTCGTCCAGGAACAGCGTCCCGCCCGAGGCGATCTCGAAGCGTCCGGCCCGCGCCTGACGGGCATCGGTGAAAGCGCCTTTCTCGTGCCCGAACAGCTCGCTCTCGAACAGGGTCTCGCTCACCGCGCCCATGTCCACCGAGATGAACGCCTGGTCAGCGCGCCGCGACTGACGGTGCAGGGCGCGGGCGATCAACTCCTTGCCCGTGCCGTTCTCCCCCAGGATCAGCACATCGGCGTCCGTGCCCGCCACCTTGCCGATAGTCTCGAACACAGCCCGCATCGGGGCCGACACTCCCAGAAGGCCCAGGAACGGCCGGTCGAGGTCGGCGCTCAGTTGGCTCTGCTGCGAGCGCAGACGGCTCACCTCGCGGCGGGACAGACGCAACTGCATGGCCGCCGAGAGCGTGGCCAGCAGTTTCTCGTTGCGCCAGGGCTTGA is a window from the bacterium genome containing:
- a CDS encoding sigma-54 dependent transcriptional regulator encodes the protein ILELDPQAVVILITAFGDVDMAVRAIKAGAVDFVLKPWRNEKLLATLSAAMQLRLSRREVSRLRSQQSQLSADLDRPFLGLLGVSAPMRAVFETIGKVAGTDADVLILGENGTGKELIARALHRQSRRADQAFISVDMGAVSETLFESELFGHEKGAFTDARQARAGRFEIASGGTLFLDEIGNLPLTLQSKLLTVLERRTVTRLGSNQPLPVDVRLICATNQDIHAQVARGQFRQDLLYRVNTVEIHLPPLRERTGDLPLLLEHFLGLYCRKYHKSAKRLAPATLEKLKRYAWPGNVRELRHAVERAVILSEESLLPPESFTCAGQESRDSAGLVFEDYNMDRVERLVIRKAIEKHSGNISKAARELGYTRSALYRRLEKYGL